From one Mycolicibacterium sp. HK-90 genomic stretch:
- a CDS encoding PaaI family thioesterase — protein MSVDSETDIPEVLYASLTDSVRRLVDATIRSRAELATITSAKAKIDAVADELSRSMMPGSFGIQSAADGQSRVWGNAVIGLRNALAPPLVVHHDPDGRVWADVTLGAAYEGPAGHVHGGICALILDHVLGATAHKPGRPAVTGTLSLRYEGGTRLGPVRAEAHIDRVEGVKTFAVGHLATPDGVTVRAEGVFFHPRTSPRDA, from the coding sequence GTGTCCGTAGACAGCGAAACCGATATCCCAGAGGTGCTTTACGCCTCCCTCACCGATTCCGTTCGCCGACTCGTCGACGCCACCATCCGGAGTCGAGCCGAACTCGCCACCATCACGTCCGCCAAGGCGAAGATCGACGCGGTAGCCGATGAACTCAGCCGCTCGATGATGCCCGGCTCCTTCGGTATCCAGTCAGCCGCAGATGGGCAATCCCGCGTGTGGGGCAACGCAGTGATCGGATTACGCAATGCCCTGGCTCCCCCGTTGGTGGTCCACCACGACCCCGACGGCCGGGTCTGGGCCGATGTGACGCTCGGCGCGGCCTACGAAGGACCCGCCGGCCACGTACACGGCGGAATCTGCGCCCTGATTCTCGACCACGTCCTCGGCGCCACCGCACACAAGCCCGGCCGGCCGGCGGTGACGGGAACGCTGAGCCTTCGCTACGAAGGCGGCACCCGGTTGGGGCCGGTACGGGCAGAAGCTCACATCGACCGGGTCGAAGGCGTAAAGACCTTCGCCGTCGGGCATCTCGCGACCCCAGACGGCGTCACGGTCCGCGCAGAAGGTGTCTTCTTCCATCCACGTACTTCTCCTCGGGATGCGTGA
- a CDS encoding flavin reductase family protein has product MRAVLGHFCTGIAVITGNDGKRPVGFTCQSVTSVSLDPPYVSFCPSRGSSTWPLIRAGGRMCINILADNQEAVCAQFARSSEDKFAGVEWAPAANGAPELRGTLATIEADLEFEHGAGDHTIAVVHVTGLTAHGGQPLLFYRGDYGGFADRRLDPIPG; this is encoded by the coding sequence ATGAGGGCGGTCCTCGGGCACTTCTGCACCGGCATCGCCGTCATCACCGGTAACGACGGGAAACGACCCGTGGGCTTCACCTGTCAGTCGGTCACCTCGGTGTCGCTGGATCCGCCGTATGTGTCGTTCTGTCCGTCGCGCGGATCGTCAACCTGGCCGCTGATCCGAGCCGGCGGCCGGATGTGCATCAACATCCTGGCCGACAACCAGGAAGCGGTATGTGCGCAGTTCGCCCGCAGCAGCGAAGACAAATTCGCCGGTGTCGAGTGGGCTCCTGCCGCAAATGGCGCCCCGGAGCTGCGAGGGACACTGGCCACCATCGAAGCCGACCTTGAGTTCGAGCACGGTGCGGGCGACCACACCATCGCCGTCGTCCACGTGACCGGATTGACGGCGCACGGCGGGCAGCCGTTGCTGTTCTACCGCGGCGATTACGGTGGCTTCGCCGACCGGCGGCTCGATCCGATCCCGGGGTGA
- a CDS encoding PadR family transcriptional regulator — protein sequence MDDPEHTAKPALAANSWALLGLLSYEQELSGYDIRKWLHWSMRYYHGSPAYSQIYSDLKRLEKMGYLTSRVDGTGTRNRRLYKITQSGLDAVTRWARETPPDPPSLKHPALMRVTMGHLSDPATLKQMLQEHLAYVDEMQRDAAKEARWAGVDPAWAYAKIALDWAERYYASERELTLQLIKDLDQAEANFPKVGEAAKIPWPDPAYWYEIERKADAEDVD from the coding sequence ATGGATGATCCCGAGCACACAGCCAAGCCGGCGCTGGCCGCGAACAGCTGGGCGCTGCTCGGGTTGCTGTCTTACGAGCAGGAACTCTCCGGCTACGACATCCGCAAGTGGCTCCACTGGAGCATGCGCTACTACCACGGAAGCCCCGCTTACAGCCAGATCTACTCCGATCTGAAGAGGCTGGAAAAGATGGGTTACCTGACGTCGCGGGTGGACGGCACCGGCACGCGAAATCGCCGTCTCTACAAGATCACCCAGTCCGGCCTAGACGCCGTCACCCGGTGGGCTCGCGAGACCCCGCCGGATCCGCCGTCGTTGAAGCACCCGGCGCTCATGCGGGTGACGATGGGCCACCTCAGTGACCCCGCCACGCTGAAGCAGATGCTCCAGGAGCATCTTGCCTACGTCGATGAGATGCAACGCGACGCCGCCAAGGAAGCCCGTTGGGCCGGGGTCGATCCGGCGTGGGCATACGCCAAGATCGCGTTGGACTGGGCGGAACGCTACTACGCGTCGGAGCGGGAACTCACCTTGCAACTGATCAAGGATCTCGATCAGGCTGAGGCCAACTTCCCGAAAGTTGGTGAAGCCGCCAAGATCCCATGGCCAGATCCGGCATATTGGTATGAAATCGAGAGGAAAGCCGACGCCGAAGACGTCGACTGA
- a CDS encoding 3-ketosteroid-delta-1-dehydrogenase codes for MTATSHKTIPAGLTIATTEVDLLVVGSGTGLAAALAAHERGLSVLVVEKSSYVGGSTARSGGAIWLPSSPVVEECGGNDPVQRARTYLESVVADSAPRERSVAYLDNLRATVEMLRRTTPMKLFWAKDYSDYHPEAPGGSAAGRTCECRPLNTAILGEYLPDLRPGVMEVSIPMPTTGADYRWLNLMSRVPRKGLPTVVKRLAQGIGGLALGRRYAAGGQALAAGLFAGAIRAGIPIWLDTSLTELVTEGDRVTGAVVEHGDESFTVTARRGVVLAAGGFDHDMDMRWKFQSESLGRNLSLGAESNTGDAIRLGQDVGADIASMDQSWWFPAVAPLPGAAPAVMLAERSLPGSFIVDQNGHRFANESADYMSFGQRILDLEKAGTPVESMWIVFDQQYRNSYVFAAELFPRMPIPQTWFDAGIAVKANGFDELATKMHVRVDDLAATVARFNENAFAGEDPDFERGRSAYDRYYGDPTVTPNPNLRPLVKGPFYAVKMVLSDLGTCGGLRADDRARVLREDGTVIDGLYAIGNTAANAFGHTYPGAGATIAQGLVYGYIAARDAAGR; via the coding sequence GTGACCGCCACCAGCCACAAGACCATCCCTGCCGGCCTCACCATCGCCACGACCGAAGTAGACCTTCTCGTCGTGGGCTCCGGTACCGGGCTCGCCGCTGCCCTGGCAGCCCACGAGCGGGGATTGTCGGTACTCGTCGTCGAGAAGTCCTCCTATGTCGGCGGTTCGACGGCCCGATCAGGTGGTGCCATCTGGCTGCCGTCCAGCCCGGTGGTCGAGGAATGCGGCGGCAATGACCCGGTCCAGCGCGCCCGTACCTATCTGGAATCCGTTGTCGCCGATTCCGCTCCGCGGGAACGTTCCGTGGCGTATCTCGACAACCTCCGGGCCACGGTGGAGATGTTGCGTCGCACCACACCGATGAAACTCTTCTGGGCCAAGGATTACTCCGACTATCACCCCGAGGCACCTGGCGGATCGGCGGCGGGACGCACGTGCGAATGCCGCCCGCTCAACACCGCGATCCTGGGTGAATACCTGCCCGATCTGCGGCCCGGGGTCATGGAAGTCAGCATCCCGATGCCGACCACCGGTGCGGATTACCGCTGGCTGAACCTGATGAGCCGGGTACCCCGCAAGGGTCTGCCCACCGTCGTCAAGCGGCTCGCACAAGGCATCGGCGGTCTGGCGCTCGGAAGGCGTTACGCCGCCGGCGGACAGGCACTGGCGGCGGGATTGTTCGCGGGGGCGATTCGCGCCGGGATCCCGATCTGGCTCGACACGTCCCTCACCGAACTGGTCACCGAGGGCGACCGAGTGACCGGGGCGGTCGTCGAACATGGCGACGAGTCGTTCACCGTCACCGCCCGCCGCGGTGTGGTGCTCGCCGCCGGCGGCTTCGACCACGACATGGACATGCGATGGAAGTTCCAATCCGAGTCCCTCGGGCGCAATCTCAGCCTGGGCGCGGAATCCAACACCGGGGACGCCATCCGGCTCGGGCAGGATGTCGGTGCCGACATCGCTTCGATGGATCAATCCTGGTGGTTCCCGGCCGTCGCCCCGCTGCCGGGGGCCGCGCCCGCGGTGATGCTCGCCGAGCGGTCACTGCCCGGGTCGTTCATCGTCGACCAGAACGGTCACCGGTTCGCCAATGAATCGGCGGACTACATGAGCTTCGGGCAACGCATCCTGGATCTCGAAAAAGCCGGTACACCGGTGGAAAGCATGTGGATCGTCTTCGATCAGCAGTACCGCAACAGCTATGTCTTCGCCGCCGAGCTGTTTCCCCGCATGCCCATCCCGCAGACGTGGTTCGACGCCGGAATCGCGGTCAAGGCAAACGGCTTCGATGAACTGGCGACCAAGATGCACGTTCGGGTCGACGATTTAGCGGCAACCGTGGCCCGGTTCAACGAAAATGCCTTCGCCGGCGAGGATCCCGACTTCGAGCGCGGCCGCAGTGCCTATGACCGTTATTACGGCGATCCCACGGTCACACCCAATCCGAACCTGCGACCGCTGGTCAAAGGCCCGTTCTACGCGGTCAAGATGGTGCTCAGCGACCTCGGTACGTGCGGCGGTCTACGAGCCGACGACCGCGCCCGCGTGCTTCGCGAAGACGGCACCGTCATCGACGGGCTGTATGCGATCGGCAACACCGCTGCCAACGCCTTCGGCCACACCTATCCCGGCGCCGGCGCGACCATCGCCCAGGGTTTGGTCTACGGATACATCGCCGCTCGCGATGCGGCTGGCAGGTAG